One genomic segment of Ipomoea triloba cultivar NCNSP0323 chromosome 9, ASM357664v1 includes these proteins:
- the LOC116029781 gene encoding uncharacterized protein LOC116029781, translated as MNKGKGIGTSKQFRWTKPMEGVFLQILAEEANNPNNPTNNFRSSSFNRVASTISEQFNVACESKHVENHLKTVKNTWMMICKLKNLSGVGWEDSLKMITCDSATYMELISATPKYETILNRKIEYYDEMSIVVGRDCAVGRFAKSFADIELESTNEVDDITPENLHDQNDEETRGKTSVSTATSSKKSGRKRKSLDLKVDEMAKQLGNIASAIKSLSTSGIDESELYQQVMTIGADFHEDDLCKAFEFLMTNEVQARIFKVKSSSLKRKWIESFISSLS; from the exons ATGAATAAAGGCAAGGGAATTGGCACTTCTAAGCAATTTAGGTGGACAAAGCCAATGGAGGGTGTATTTCTACAGATATTAGCTGAAGAGGCTAACAATCCCAACAATCCAactaacaattttagatcttcCTCATTCAACCGTGTTGCTTCTACTATTTCTGAACAATTCAATGTTGCATGTGAATCCAAACATGTAGAGAATCATTTGAAAACAGTGAAGAACACGTGGATGATGATTTGCAAACTGAAAAATTTGAGTGGAGTTGGTTGGGAGGATTCGTTGAAAATGATTACATGCGATTCAGCAACTTATATGGAGCTTATCTCG GCAACTCCCAAGTATGAAACTATATTGAACAGAAAAATTGAGTATTATGATGAAATGTCTATTGTTGTTGGGAGAGATTGTGCCGTAGGAAGGTTTGCAAAATCTTTTGCAGATATTGAGCTAGAAAGTACCAATGAAGTGGATGACATAACTCCTGAAAACTTGCATGACCAAAATGATGAAGAAACTAGGGGGAAAACATCTGTATCAACTGCTACTTCGTCTAAAAAATCAGGGCGTAAGAGAAAGTCACTTGACTTGAAAGTTGATGAAATGGCAAAGCAACTTGGTAACATTGCATCAGCCATTAAATCATTGAGCACCAGTGGCATTGATGAAAGTGAATTGTATCAACAAGTGATGACAATAGGCGCCGACTTTCACGAGGATGATTTGTGCAAAGCATTTGAATTTCTAATGACAAACGAAGTTCAAGCTAGAATTTTCAAGGTGAAGAGTTCAAGCTTGAAGAGAAAGTGGATTGAGAGCTTTATTTCatctttgagttag
- the LOC116029782 gene encoding protein ALP1-like, translated as MNKGKGIGTSKQFRWTKPMEGVFLQILAEEANNPNNPXNRDYDRDSYINSHNVRFRVIGSRYYRSIETVHRYFRSVLRAILTLYKKLIVLPDSELTPHEIISNPRFYPYFKDCLGAIDGTHIRDSVPLNVQGRFRGRKGGTTQNVFAAVTFDLRFCYVLAGWEGSAHDSRVLNDALTRPNRFKIPEGKYYLGDAGYGIRNGILTPYRGVRYHLKEFSGHRPENKKELFNLRHSSLRTTIERVFGILKKRFRVLDAEPFWDFMTQVDIVLACCIIHNHIMGIDPNDEINQALVDDDGSLLTLSHTQSEERHEAKQWNAKRDEIAEQMWNDFSI; from the exons ATGAATAAAGGCAAGGGAATTGGCACTTCTAAGCAATTTAGGTGGACAAAGCCAATGGAGGGTGTATTTCTACAGATATTAGCTGAAGAGGCTAACAATCCCAACAATCCANTCAATAGAGATTATGACCGTGATTCTTACATAAATA GTCACAATGTAAGATTTCGGGTTATTGGATCAAGGTATTATAGGTCAATTGAGACAGTTCATCGTTATTTTAGAAGTGTTTTGAGAGCCATTTTAACTTTGTATAAGAAGCTCATAGTATTACCGGATAGTGAATTAACTCCCCATGAAATCATTAGCAATCCTCGATTTTATCCATACTTTAAAGATTGTCTAGGAGCAATAGATGGAACCCATATTCGTGATTCTGTGCCACTTAATGTGCAAGGAAGATTTCGCGGACGGAAAGGTGGAACAACACAAAATGTGTTTGCTGCCGTCACGTTTGATTTGAGATTTTGTTATGTGCTTGCTGGGTGGGAAGGTAGTGCACACGATTCTCGTGTCTTGAATGATGCACTCACACGTCCCAATAGATTTAAAATTCCAGAAG GAAAATATTATCTTGGTGATGCTGGATATGGCATCCGGAATGGGATACTTACTCCATACCGTGGTGTTAGATATCATTTGAAGGAGTTTAGTGGTCATCGTCCTGAGAATAAGAAAGAACTATTTAATCTTCGTCATTCGTCCTTAAGAACAACTATTGAAAGAGTGTTTGGAATTTTGAAGAAACGATTCCGTGTATTAGATGCAGAACCATTTTGGGATTTTATGACACAAGTGGATATAGTTTTAGCTTGTTGCATAATTCATAACCATATTATGGGAATCGATCCTAATGATGAAATTAATCAAGCAttagttgatgatgatggtagCTTGTTGACATTATCTCATACTCAAAGTGAAGAAAGACACGAGGCTAAACAGTGGAATGCAAAGAGGGATGAAATTGCAGAACAAATGTGGAATGACTTTAGTATCTAG